The Chryseolinea soli nucleotide sequence CAACCTCGAAGGTCTGGAGGCGCAAGCCATTCTGCAGGAAGTGCAGTTCCACCCGGTGAGTGAGATCATCTTGCACGCCGATTTCCTTCGCATCAGCGAGGACAGAAAGATCAAGATGAACATCCCGGCCCGTTTGGTCGGTCAGGCTCCCGGTGTCTCCAAAGGTGGTACGCTGGTACAAAAGAGATCTTCTTTGAAAGTTTATGCTTTCCCGAAAGACATGCCCGATCACATCGACGTAGATGTTACGGCCCTGGATTTCCACCACGCTATTAAAGTGGGCGATATCAAATCTGCAGGCCTGGAGTTCATGGACCCCAAGCAAGCTTCCGTTGCCGTAGTAGAAGTACCCCGCGCTGCTAAAATGGCTGCTGAAGAAGCTGCTGCCGCTCCTGCGGAAGGTGCTGCCGCTGCTGCTCCGGCTGCTGCTGCCGCCGCTCCGGCTGCGAAGAAAGCTGACGCCCCTAAGAAAGAAGAAGGCAAGAAGTAATCGCAATGCCCTTATAAAAATGAAAATCCCCCGGTCAACACCGGGGGATTTTTTGTTTATTGCCGTGACCATAATTTTTTCTTTTAACGTATGAAATACCTCGTTGCCGGATTGGGGAACATCGGTGCGGAATATGAGCTTACCCGCCACAACATCGGTTTCCTGGTGCTGGACCAACTGGCCGATCAACACAAGGTCGAATTTACGTTGCAGCGCCACGCTGAAACCGCCGACTTTCGGTTCAAGGGAAAGTCGATCCACCTGATCAAACCCACCACCTACATGAACCTGAGTGGAAAAGCAGTAGCCTATTGGTTGCAGGAACTGAAGATCCCCAAAGAAAATCTGCTGGTGATCATGGACGACATCGCGCTGCCCTTCGGCAGCCTGCGCCTGCGCCCCAAAGGAAGCTCGGCCGGTCACAACGGGCTGAAGAATATCGAACTGGTGCTGAGCGGCCAAGATTATGCCCGCCTGCGCTTTGGCGTGGGCAATGCGTTTGGCAAGGGACAGCAAGCCGACTATGTGCTCAGCAATTTCTCCAAAGACGAATTCAAACAATTGCCTGATCTGATGATCAAGGCCAACGAAATGGTGCTGTCGTTCTGCACCCAGGGCGTGGAGCGGACGATGAGCCAATACAACGATTGATCAATCAAAAAAAATAGCATCATGAAACATCAGGTACACGTGGCGATCCAGGTCGTCCCCATCGCTCAAATCCCCCACTACCCCATCATCGACAAGGCTATCGAGGTCATTGATGCGTCGGGCGTGAACTATCGCGTAGGGGCCATGGAAACGGTTATGCAAGGCGATTACGATACCATCATGGACGTGGTTCGTCGGGCGCAGGAAGCCTGCTTTGAAGCCGGGGCCGATGAGGTCGTGGTGGCCTTGAAGGTGCATGCACGCAAACGCGGCGACATCACGTGGGAAGAGAAGCTTGAGAAATACGAAGAGGGGCATTTAACCCCTCTCGTGAAATAACTTTAGGCGAGTCAAAAGTAGCCAGTAGCCAGTAGTCAGTAGCCAACCTGACGGAATCGTCTGACTTGGTTAGATGCTCTAACTGACCACCGCGCCGGGCATCACCACCTCGTTGGGTTGGAGCAAGCGCAATTTGCCGTCGCCGTCTTCGGCCATCAGGATCATGCCTTGCGATTCGATGCCCATCATTTTGCGCGGCGCCAGGTTGGCGATGAGGGTTACTTGTTTGCCCACCATTTCTTCGGGCGTGTAGTGCTTGGCGATCCCGCTCAGCACGGTACGCTTGTCCACCCCGGTGTCGACCGTGAGTTTTAGCAGCTTGTCGGACTTCGGCATTTTCTCGGCGGTCAGCACGCGGCCGACACGGATGTCGAGCTTGGCGAAGTCGTCGAAGGTGACCTCGTTCTTTAGCGGTGTCACGGCGTGTTTTGCGGGGTCCATGCTGGCCTTTTTGGCGTGCAGCTTTTCCAGTTGCCGCGCGATGACATCGTCCTCTATTTTTTCAAACAGCAACGACGACACGCCCAATTCATGGCCTTCCGCCAACAGGGTGTCGGAGCCTGCATCGGTCCAGGTGCTGGTCTTCAGGTTCAGCATTTCGTTGATACGCGCCGCACTGAAGGGCAGGAACGGCTCCGCCGCAATGGCGAGGTTCGCCACGATCTGCAGCGCGATGTGCAAAATGGTGCCTACACGTTCTAAGTTACCCTCAGCCTTCACCAGCTTCCAGGGTTCGGTGTCGGCCAGGTATTTGTTTCCCAAACGCGCCAGGTCCATCAGGGCGGCCGTGGCTTCGCGGAAACGGTATTGCTCCAACGCCTCGGCTATGCGGCCAGGTTGCTCGCGCAACGCTGCGATCACCGCCTCGTCGATGGGTTGCAATGCACCTTTTATGGGTACTTGATTGTTGAAATTCTTTTGTGTCAGCACCAATGCGCGGTTCACAAAGTTCCCAAAAATGTTCACGAGCTCGCTGTTGTTGCGCGTCTGGAAATCCTTCCAGGTAAATTCACTGTCCTTTGTTTCCGGCAAGTTCGTCAACAGGCTGTAGCGAAGCACATCCGGCTTGTCCGGAAAATCTTCCAGGTACTCGTGCATTTCGATGGACCATCCGCGGCTGGTCGACATCTTGTCGCCTTCCAGGTTCATGAACTCGTTGGCCGGCACGTTGTCGGGCACGATAAACTCGCCGTGGGCATGCAACATGATGGGGAAGATGATGCAGTGGAACACGATGTTGTCCTTGCCGATAAAGTGTACCAGCTTGGTTTCGTCGTCTTGCCAATATTTTTTCCAATCGTCGGCCTTTACGGTTCCGAATTTGCGTTGGGGTTGCGCGTAGACCAATTTGCCCGAGCTCATCTCCTCGAAGAATGCGCGGGTGGCCGAGATGTAGCCGATGGGAGCATCAAACCAAACGTAGAGCACCTTTCCTTCAGCGTCCGGCAGGGGCACCTTGATCCCCCAATCCAGATCGCGCGTCATGGCGCGGGGTTGGAGGCCGGCGTCGATCCAGGACTTGCACTGGCCGTAGACGTTGGTCTTCCAATCGTCGGCGTGGCCTTTCAGGATCCACTCCTTTAGCCAGCCTTCGTATTGTTCGAGGGGAAGGTACCAGTGTTTGGTCTCGCGCAGCACCGGTGTGTTGCCCGTGATGGTAGACCGCGGGTTGATGAGGTCGCGCGGGCTGAGCGATGACCCGCACTTCTCGCACTGGTCGCCGTAGGCATTGGGGTTGCCGCATTTGGGGCACGTGCCAATGATGTAGCGGTCGGCGAGGAAGAGCTTGGCTTCATCGTCGTAGTATTGTTCGGACACCTCTTCGTTGAGCAGTCCTTTGTTGTACAGTGCGAGGAAGATCTCCTGCGACGTCTGGTGGTGCAGGGCTTCGCTGGTCCGGTGATAGATATCGAAGGCGATGCCGAGCTTTTGGAAGCAGTCGCGCATCTGGACGTGATATTTGTCGATGATGGCCCGGGGTGTGGTGTTCTCTTTTACGGCCTGGTTGGGAATGGCGGTGCCGTGCTCGTCGCTTCCGCAAACGAAAACGACGTCCGTTCCCAACGACCGGAGATAACGGACATAGACATCCGCCGGGATGTAGGCTCCGGCGAGGTGGCCGATGTGTTTGGGGCCGTTGGCATACGGTAAAGCCGCGGTAACGGTGGTGCGTTTAAATGCTTTCATAAAACTGAATATGCTGCTCCTGGCAGCCTGCAAAGATGATAAGAGAAATGGACCAAAAAAAATTCCGTTTGTCAGGCCATATGCGGGATGGCGCGATCCCAGGCCGAGGAAGGAACGGGCGGGAAGATGACATAAAACTCCGTGTACCCCTCCGGGGTAGTGAGCAACCCAACCTTGCCCCCGATCTTTTCGGTGGCCGTCTTGGTGATATACAGCCCGATGCCGCCGGTCTCCGAACGCTCGGAGGCCCGTGAGAACATCTGGAACAATTTGCCCGGGCTGGATTCGCTGATGCCGATGCCGTTGTCGATCACCCGCGCCCGCACCGAGCCGTTCTCCCCTTTCCCGATGTGGATGTGGATGAACGACTGGATGCGCTCCGAATCATTATAGAACTTGATGGCGTTGTCGATGAGGTTCTCCAGCACGATCCGCACCAGTTCCTTGTCCGACTCGATCTGCAGGTCGGGATCGATGAAGGTGTTGATCTGCAACTCCTGGGGCAAGCCCTTTTTCTTTTCCAGCATCAGCACGTCGTTCACGATGACATTGAAGTCGATCTTCTCGGTGGTGATCTTGGAGTTGTTGATCTGGTTGATGATGACCAGGCGTGTGAGGATAGAGTTGAGGCGCTCGGCGGTGGCGTCGAGCTTCTTCAGGTAGTCGAGCGCCACGGGATCTTTCACGTCCATCAGGGCCACGTTGCACATGCCCTTGAGGCTCGCCAGCGGGCCGCGGATGTCGTGCGAGGTCTTGTAGATGAAGTTGTCCAGCTCGTCGTTTACTTGCTTCAGCGACTGGTTTACGCGGGCCAGGTCGAGCGTCTTCTTGTCGACCTCGTTGTCCAGTTGCCGGTTCTTGATCTCGAGCTCGGCATTTTGTTTTTGGATGACCTCTTTGGCTTCCGACAATTTAGCGTTTACACGCTTAATATTCCGGTTACCAAATTGGAGCACGAGGATGAGCAACCCCGCCAGCACGGCAATGACTACCACGGCCGCATTGAGGTCCCGTTGCTGTTTGATGGCCTCCTCTTTGGAAGCGATGGTGGCAATGTTCTCGCGCTCGGCAAAATTGGTTTGGATCTTGGCGATACTTTTCACCAGCTCTTCGCTGACAAGGCTGTCTTTGAGGTGGATGTAGCGCGTCTGATATTTTGAGGCCTGCTCAAAGTTTTCGGTTTTGGTGTAGAGGTGCGAGAACTGCAGGTAGATGTTCATCAGCAGTTCATTGTATCCTAATTCGGTGATGATGCCTTCCGCCTCTGTCAGCAACTTTTCGGCGGTGGCGTTATCGTTCAGGTCGGCGGCGATCTCCGCCATCACGGTCAGGTTTTCGCCCTGGTACAACTTGTCGCCCACGCGCCGGGCAATGGCCAGGGAGATGTTGAGGTGCTTGTCGGCTTCGGGCAGGTTTCGAAGCCAGAAGTAGGAAATGCCCAGACCGTATTCACCCGAGATGCGAATGATGTCGGAGCATTTGCCATCGCAGGTGACGAACGCTTGCTCCACGCTTTCGCGGGCTTCGATGTAGCGGTGCAACTTCCCGTAGCACAGACCCATGTTGATGTAGAGGGCGTCCAGGTCATAGGTGATCCCATTCTCTTTTTTCAACGCCAGACACTCCTCGTAGTACTTCAGTGCCGCCTCGTAGTTCCTCAATTTGAAATACACCAGGCCGATGTTGTTTAGTGTGATGCTGATCTCGGCCTTGTTGCCTTCTTCTTGTCGCACGACGAGCGATTGGAAGTGATACTCTAAAGCTTTGTCGTAGTCTGCTTGAAAGGTATGTACTATCGCCAGGGCGTTCAGTATTTTTTTGTAGTCCTCGCGGAGGTTGTTGCGGCGGGCGATGGGGAGCACTTCGGTGAGGATGTCGATCGACTCCTGCAGTCTGTCGAGTCTTCTTAGCATCTGGCCCTTCATGCGGGCCATGCGCACCAGGCGCGTGCTGTCGCCCAACTTGGTAGCCATTTGATACGCTTCGTCGGCATATCGCAAACACATCTGGTTGTCGATGTCGAAGAGTTCATCGGCGAGCTGTGCCTTTATCTTCAGTATCCGCTGTTCGTCGGGAGCGGTTTGCAGCTCGCTTAGAAGAGAATCTACCACTCGTCTATCTTGGGCCTGCGCGACAAATATGAAAGCACTTCCAAAGAATATTATGAGCGTGAGTTTTACTTCATTGAAAAAGTTATAATACACGAGTGCTGTCCAAAATTTTATTGCGTGAAATAGATCTTTTCTGTATGCCAACTTTGAGTCATCAATTTAGCGCTAAAAACTTATTTAGAAAAAAAAACTTTAACACCCCTAGCCATGAAAAAGCTCATATACATCATAATGCTTTGCATCGTTTCTGCAGGACTGTTCACAGCATGTGCCAAAGAGGAGGTCAAACCCACCAAAGACATCACCGTGGGAGGTGGCCTGTTCTCTGACCCGAAGTGATATAGGAGCCGGCTGGATCGTTATTCGTTCGGCATGATTGTCAACAAGTTGGTTGACAAAACCAAAAATTTTAACCAATCCTTTAACAACATTTATCTAACCATTAAAAACTTAAAACCATGAAAAAGATTATCTACACCCTGCTTTTCGCCTTCGTTACTTCTATGGCCATCACCTCTTGCACAGAAGAAGAAGTGAAGCCCAAACAAGAATCTGGCGGACTTCCTTCCGATCCCAAACAAGCATAATAGCCCTTTCGAATCCTATAGCACAGAAGAACCCTTAACCACTAAAAATCATGAAATCAAAAGTTATAATCCTGATCGCTGGAGCCGCTGTTGTAACACTCTCTTTTACGTTTGTTACTACCAACCGCACCGCTAAAGCCGTATCAACCACGAACAATTCGACCAAAGTGTCTCACAATGAGCCTACTGGCGGGTTGGTTTCGGAAGACAAATTCTAGTCTCCGAAAAGTGACAGGCACCTTCGCTCCCACGGTGGGGGTGCCTGTTGTTTTATAACCCGGGCCCTAAACGACACCTCCACGAAGCGTTCAGCATAGCTGAACTCTCGCGACGGAAATAGCCCTGCGAGGTGTCCCTTTACCCAGGGATATTTTTCAAATCCCTGTTTTAAGGCCAAAAACGAAATGAAAGGTCAAAACGAAAACCTTCATTTCCTTGGTAACCCCGGGATTTAGTTCAAGTTGGTCGTTAACCTTATCTGAGTAGCAATGGGACTGTTTCACCCGAAACCCCCACCCCACTCACCCCCCCAGCACCCCTGGGGTTGTCTTTTAACCGGTTAATGGTGGGTTGGACCCGTTAAAACGACAAAAGATTTTCCCTGCCACTGATCTTTCAATGGCTTAGCAGTGTAATGCGTTTCACATAAAGTAATACTTTAAGGTCGTATTTTGATAAAATCCCTGAAAACCTTACATCACAAAATGTTTAATCTTTCGGCTTCTTTCTTAAACGCCTGGCGGGGTTTGAGCTGTAATTGTTGGAACATTTCCTGGTCTTTTATATAGCCGGGATTGGGGGTGGTCAACAGTTTATCGCCGGCAAAAATGCTGTTGGCGCCGGCCAGAAAGCAGAGGGCCTGCTCTTCGAGATTCATACGGACCCGGCCAGCGGACAGACGCACCATGGCCTTGGGCATAATGATGCGGGCTGTGGCGATCATCCGCAGCATTTCCCACACCGATACTTTGGGTTGATCTTCTAACGGGGTGCCTTCCACGGGCACCAATGCGTTTACCGGCACCGACTCAGGATGCTCGGGCAGCGTGGCCAGCACGTGCAACATGCCGATGCGGTCCTCTTCCAACTCACCCATGCCGATGATGCCGCCGGAACAGACCGAGATCTTGGCCTTCCTCACGCTTTCCAGCGTGTCGAGGCGGTCGTCGTAGGTGCGGGTGGTAATGATATCGCTGTAGAACTCTTCGCTGGTGTCGAGGTTGTGGTTGTAGGCATACAGACCGGCGTCTTTGAGCTTTTGGGCTTGTTCGGGACTGAGCATGCCCAGGGTGCAGCACACTTCCATGCCCATCGTGCTCACGCCTTTCACCATTTCAAGCACTCTGTCGAAGTCGCGGTTGTCGCGTACCTCGCGCCAGGCGGCGCCCATGCAGAACCGGGTGCTACCCGCTTCTTTAGCCTCCACGGCCTTTTGGAGCACTTCGCTCACCTCCATCAATTTCTCCACTTTCACTTGGGTGTGGTAGCGTGCCGCCTGCGGACAATAAGCACAGTCTTCGGGGCAGCCGCCGGTTTTCACCGAAAGCAAGGTGCAGACCTGCACTTCGCCCGCATCGTGATATTGGCGGTGCACAGTGGCTGCTTCATAAATAAGACTCAGTACAGGTTTGTTGTAAATATCGGCGATCTCTTCCCGCGTCCAGTTATTGCGAATCGTTGTCATGTTTTATCGAGGTCTGTTCTGGTTAATGATTTGTTGATGTTCTGCTTTTATTGAATTCTCATTTCAAAGGGCATGCGCGCTTGCGTGCCCTGGTATGACTTGATGTGAAGCCATTGCTGGTACAAATAGTATTGCGCACCCAACTGTTCTTTGAGGGCACCGGTCTCGGCGTCGTCCTCATACTGGGCGATCATTTGTTCCAGGAAAGAGGGTTTGTATTGGGGGTAGAAGCGCACCTTGTAGTCGTCGGAGACGTGGGCAGCAGCAGCGGCGATCTTCACGGCGTCTTGAAAGTTTCCGATGATATCGACCAGGCCGCGTTCCTTTGCCTGCGTGCCGGTCCATACGCGGCCGGAGGCTACCTTCTTGATGTTTTCCACCGACATCTTTCTTCCCTCGGCGGCCTTGGTCGTGAAGGTCTCATACACTTCTTCCGTGCGCTTTTGCCAGATGCTTTTCTCCGTTTCCGTCAGCGGGCGGTCGATGGTGATCAGTTGCCCGATTTCACCGGTCTTGAGTTCTTCGGAGGTG carries:
- a CDS encoding 50S ribosomal protein L25/general stress protein Ctc, with the translated sequence MKTIEIIGYRRANLGKADAQKLRDEGLVPCVLYGGNEQIHFYSPMILFRDLVYTNEAHFVHINLEGLEAQAILQEVQFHPVSEIILHADFLRISEDRKIKMNIPARLVGQAPGVSKGGTLVQKRSSLKVYAFPKDMPDHIDVDVTALDFHHAIKVGDIKSAGLEFMDPKQASVAVVEVPRAAKMAAEEAAAAPAEGAAAAAPAAAAAAPAAKKADAPKKEEGKK
- the pth gene encoding aminoacyl-tRNA hydrolase is translated as MKYLVAGLGNIGAEYELTRHNIGFLVLDQLADQHKVEFTLQRHAETADFRFKGKSIHLIKPTTYMNLSGKAVAYWLQELKIPKENLLVIMDDIALPFGSLRLRPKGSSAGHNGLKNIELVLSGQDYARLRFGVGNAFGKGQQADYVLSNFSKDEFKQLPDLMIKANEMVLSFCTQGVERTMSQYND
- a CDS encoding thiamine-binding protein, translating into MKHQVHVAIQVVPIAQIPHYPIIDKAIEVIDASGVNYRVGAMETVMQGDYDTIMDVVRRAQEACFEAGADEVVVALKVHARKRGDITWEEKLEKYEEGHLTPLVK
- the metG gene encoding methionine--tRNA ligase; this encodes MKAFKRTTVTAALPYANGPKHIGHLAGAYIPADVYVRYLRSLGTDVVFVCGSDEHGTAIPNQAVKENTTPRAIIDKYHVQMRDCFQKLGIAFDIYHRTSEALHHQTSQEIFLALYNKGLLNEEVSEQYYDDEAKLFLADRYIIGTCPKCGNPNAYGDQCEKCGSSLSPRDLINPRSTITGNTPVLRETKHWYLPLEQYEGWLKEWILKGHADDWKTNVYGQCKSWIDAGLQPRAMTRDLDWGIKVPLPDAEGKVLYVWFDAPIGYISATRAFFEEMSSGKLVYAQPQRKFGTVKADDWKKYWQDDETKLVHFIGKDNIVFHCIIFPIMLHAHGEFIVPDNVPANEFMNLEGDKMSTSRGWSIEMHEYLEDFPDKPDVLRYSLLTNLPETKDSEFTWKDFQTRNNSELVNIFGNFVNRALVLTQKNFNNQVPIKGALQPIDEAVIAALREQPGRIAEALEQYRFREATAALMDLARLGNKYLADTEPWKLVKAEGNLERVGTILHIALQIVANLAIAAEPFLPFSAARINEMLNLKTSTWTDAGSDTLLAEGHELGVSSLLFEKIEDDVIARQLEKLHAKKASMDPAKHAVTPLKNEVTFDDFAKLDIRVGRVLTAEKMPKSDKLLKLTVDTGVDKRTVLSGIAKHYTPEEMVGKQVTLIANLAPRKMMGIESQGMILMAEDGDGKLRLLQPNEVVMPGAVVS
- a CDS encoding tetratricopeptide repeat-containing sensor histidine kinase — its product is MVDSLLSELQTAPDEQRILKIKAQLADELFDIDNQMCLRYADEAYQMATKLGDSTRLVRMARMKGQMLRRLDRLQESIDILTEVLPIARRNNLREDYKKILNALAIVHTFQADYDKALEYHFQSLVVRQEEGNKAEISITLNNIGLVYFKLRNYEAALKYYEECLALKKENGITYDLDALYINMGLCYGKLHRYIEARESVEQAFVTCDGKCSDIIRISGEYGLGISYFWLRNLPEADKHLNISLAIARRVGDKLYQGENLTVMAEIAADLNDNATAEKLLTEAEGIITELGYNELLMNIYLQFSHLYTKTENFEQASKYQTRYIHLKDSLVSEELVKSIAKIQTNFAERENIATIASKEEAIKQQRDLNAAVVVIAVLAGLLILVLQFGNRNIKRVNAKLSEAKEVIQKQNAELEIKNRQLDNEVDKKTLDLARVNQSLKQVNDELDNFIYKTSHDIRGPLASLKGMCNVALMDVKDPVALDYLKKLDATAERLNSILTRLVIINQINNSKITTEKIDFNVIVNDVLMLEKKKGLPQELQINTFIDPDLQIESDKELVRIVLENLIDNAIKFYNDSERIQSFIHIHIGKGENGSVRARVIDNGIGISESSPGKLFQMFSRASERSETGGIGLYITKTATEKIGGKVGLLTTPEGYTEFYVIFPPVPSSAWDRAIPHMA
- the bioB gene encoding biotin synthase BioB; this translates as MTTIRNNWTREEIADIYNKPVLSLIYEAATVHRQYHDAGEVQVCTLLSVKTGGCPEDCAYCPQAARYHTQVKVEKLMEVSEVLQKAVEAKEAGSTRFCMGAAWREVRDNRDFDRVLEMVKGVSTMGMEVCCTLGMLSPEQAQKLKDAGLYAYNHNLDTSEEFYSDIITTRTYDDRLDTLESVRKAKISVCSGGIIGMGELEEDRIGMLHVLATLPEHPESVPVNALVPVEGTPLEDQPKVSVWEMLRMIATARIIMPKAMVRLSAGRVRMNLEEQALCFLAGANSIFAGDKLLTTPNPGYIKDQEMFQQLQLKPRQAFKKEAERLNIL